The following are encoded in a window of Megalops cyprinoides isolate fMegCyp1 chromosome 16, fMegCyp1.pri, whole genome shotgun sequence genomic DNA:
- the LOC118790900 gene encoding gastrotropin-like: MAFTGKYEIESQENYDEFLKILGIPDDVIEKGRNFKTVTEVVQNGNEFTWSQIYPNKTMSNKFIIDQECEMETMSGKKFKATVTMEGGKVSVRFPNYHQTCEISGDKLIECSTVTGAKGAVTMKRVSKRV, encoded by the exons ATGGCCTTCACCGGCAAGTACGAGATTGAGAGCCAGGAGAACTACGACGAGTTCCTCAAGATCCTTG GAATCCCTGATGATGTCATCGAGAAGGGGCGCAATTTCAAAACTGTGACAGAGGTGGTGCAGAATGGCAATGAGTTCACCTGGTCCCAGATCTACCCCAACAAGACCATGTCCAACAAATTCATCATCGACCAGGAGTGCGAAATGGAGACCATGTCTGGCAAGAAGTTCAAG GCCACCGTCACcatggagggagggaaagtgagCGTGCGATTCCCCAACTACCACCAAACCTGTGAGATCAGCGGAGACAAGCTAATTGAG TGCTCTACGGTGACCGGCGCAAAGGGTGCTGTGACCATGAAGAGAGTCAGCAAGAGGGTCTAG